In Apium graveolens cultivar Ventura chromosome 10, ASM990537v1, whole genome shotgun sequence, the following are encoded in one genomic region:
- the LOC141689564 gene encoding uncharacterized protein LOC141689564, protein MPLPPTIRPHIGRPKKKRNTKNDIPANATKLPRTGMKMNCKYCKTESHNTRTCPAKVAEEGREPNISKTTVSCKTCKKTCHNSRTCSAKKTTNLVNTATAANDRVEAHVQKLKTRRMTRQQGQNDGAEGSKRDEVTTLRQLEAAKRKKVGKKDNMAAKPGWRI, encoded by the exons ATGCCTCTACCACCAACTATAAGGCCTCATATTGGTAGGCCCAAGAAGAAAAGAAATACCAAGAATGATATACCTGCAAATGCAACCAAATTGCCAAGGACTGGAATGAAGATGAATTGTAAATATTGCAAGACAGAAAGCCATAACACAAGAACATGTCCTGCCAAG GTTGCAGAGGAAGGAAGAGAGCCAAATATTTCCAAGACAACAGTTAGTTGCAAAACTTGCAAAAAGACATGCCATAACTCAAGGACTTGTTCTGCAAAG AAAACAACCAATCTTGTCAACACTGCTACAGCTGCAAATGACAGGGTTGAAGCTCATGTGCAGAAACTTAAAACAAGAAGAATGACCAGACAACAAGGTCAAAATGATGGAGCTGAAGGCAGTAAAAGAGATGAAGTAACTACTTTAAGACAACTTGAAGCAGCAAAAAGAAAGAAGGTTGGCAAGAAAGATAATATGGCTGCAAAACCAGGATGGAGGATTTAA